One Rosa chinensis cultivar Old Blush chromosome 5, RchiOBHm-V2, whole genome shotgun sequence genomic region harbors:
- the LOC121048795 gene encoding importin-5-like isoform X1 encodes MAESTEHQQLAAILGPEPAATFQTVISHLISSPSSLQTLISDLISSEKRSEAELVFNICKQADQESLSLKLAQLLQVSPDEKTRTMSSILLRKQLLTRDLWRILSPNTISTLKHTLLSCIQREDTPTSISKAISYAVSELASAVLFVDGWLELLPFLFQSTSYDAPPKLQECSFLIFAQLSYFFTPFKKELHTVFLYCLSSSTRSDAVKIAAFSAVVNFIRCLPYSEDEDRFHDVLIEMMRTVMGKLNKGKEIMAQEAIKLFIELAGTHPSLLSRNGQIIRAMLQIAEAIDVLEQGTRHLAIEFLITLAEAGERAPWIMRRCREFVGLLFPILMRMVSNVKDDPSWHTAETDDDIALGVSGDYCVGQECLHRLAIALGGDNIVPIALEHFTAHFAAPEWPKHHAALIALAQIAEGCSEIMIKDLEQVVPMVLNSFKHPHIRVRWSAINAVGQLSTYLAPDLQVQYHQQVFFALNATIYGLQNRRLLAHAASALRKFIEKCARDILTPYLDEVVSQLVVLLQSEIQMVQVEASTALSSVVVSFPEQFQKYYEDVMIPLRVMLLDATNNPVWSKSVACISLVGMAVGKEKFRDDAKKVMEVLMSLQGSQMEPDDLTTSCMLQICADLCKCLGQDFLPYMSAVMPPLLQFVQIKPVETVTSANDNCDMDESDDESLETITHGDKRIRIKTSVLEEKVTACNLLCCYADELKEGFFPWIDQVAPTLVPLIFYIHENVRKSAVSAMLKLLLTAKLAVDRRQAEGCNEKYLKRLTDYIIGALKLRKEDDSEICINILDAINEFIQIFASTLDESHVKSIKEIKQVSIRSSKKRKRAERTSAYDFDDEERKAMKVEN; translated from the exons ATGGCGGAGTCGACTGAGCATCAGCAACTGGCGGCCATTCTCGGTCCTGAGCCCGCCGCCACTTTCCAAACCGTAATCTCCCACTTAATCTCCTCCCCCTCCTCTTTGCAAACCCTAATCTCCGACCTCATCTCCTCCGAGAAGCGGTCCGAGGCCGAGCTCGTCTTCAACATCTGCAAGCAGGCCGATCAGGAGTCGCTTTCTCTCAAACTCGCTCAGCTTCTCCAGGTCTCTCCCGACGAGAAGACACGAACCATGTCCTCCATTCTCCTCCGGAAGCAACTACTCACCCGCGACCTGTGGCGAATACTCTCTCCTAACACCATATCCACCCTCAAACATACTCTATTATCTTGTATTCAACGCGAGGACACCCCAACATCGATTTCGAAGGCCATCTCCTACGCCGTGTCGGAGCTTGCCTCCGCAGTGTTGTTCGTCGACGGCTGGCTGGAGCTCTTGCCCTTTCTGTTCCAATCCACCTCTTACGATGCGCCGCCGAAGCTTCAGGAATGTTCCTTCTTGATTTTCGCTCAGCTCTCGTACTTCTTTACCCCGTTTAAGAAGGAATTACACACCGTCTTCTTGTACTGCTTGAGCTCCTCCACAAGGTCAGATGCAGTTAAGATAGCTGCGTTTAGTGCTGTGGTCAATTTCATTCGGTGTTTGCCCTACTCTGAAGATGAGGATAGGTTTCACGACGTCTTGATTGAAATGATGAGAACAGTGATGGGGAAATTGAACAAAGGGAAGGAGATCATGGCACAGGAAGCGATCAAGTTGTTCATTGAATTGGCCGGGACCCATCCGTCGTTGCTCAGCCGCAACGGGCAGATCATCCGGGCTATGCTGCAGATTGCTGAAGCCATAGATGTCTTGGAACAAGGGACGAGGCACTTGGCCATTGAGTTTCTGATTACTCTGGCCGAGGCCGGAGAGCGTGCACCATGGATAATGAGGAGGTGTCGGGAGTTTGTTGGTCTACTTTTTCCCATTTTAATGAGGATGGTTTCAAATGTCAAGGATGATCCCTCATGGCATACAGCTGAGACTGATGATGACATTGCCTTGGGTGTAAGTGGTGACTACTGTGTTGGGCAGGAGTGTTTGCATAGGCTTGCCATTGCCTTGGGTGGCGATAACATTGTTCCAATTGCGTTAGAACACTTTACTGCCCATTTTGCTGCACCCGAGTGGCCCAAGCATCATGCAGCATTGATTGCCCTTGCTCAAATCGCTGAGGGTTGCTCTGAG ATAATGATAAAAGATTTGGAGCAGGTGGTGCCAATGGTTTTGAACTCCTTTAAACATCCACATATTCGGGTAAGGTGGTCAGCTATTAATGCAGTTGGCCAGTTGTCTACTTATTTGGCCCCAGACCTGCAAGTTCAATATCATCAACAGGTGTTTTTTGCACTGAATGCCACTATATATGGGTTGCAGAACCGTCGTCTACTG GCACATGCAGCTTCAGCACTGCGAAAATTCATTGAGAAATGTGCTAGGGATATCTTGACACCTTATTTGGATGAAGTGGTTTCCCAATTGGTTGTACTTTTGCAG AGTGAGATACAAATGGTGCAAGTAGAAGCATCGACTGCTTTGTCATCAGTTGTTGTTTCATTTCCg GAGCAATTCCAAAAATACTATGAAGATGTCATGATTCCCCTGAGAGTTATGTTGTTGGATGCCACTAATAACCCGGTTTGGTCCAAGTCCGTGGCGTGTATTAGCTTGGTTGGTATGGCTGTTGGAAAGGAGAAATTCAGGGATGATGCTAAGAAA GTCATGGAAGTGCTGATGTCTTTGCAAGGATCTCAAATGGAGCCAGATGACCTAACTACAAGTTGCATGCTACAG ATATGCGCTGACCTCTGCAAGTGTCTAGGACAAGATTTCCTTCCGTACATGAGTGCTGTTATGCCTCCTTTGCTTCAGTTTGTTCAAATTAAGCCTGTTGAAACTGTTACCTCTGCAAATGACAATTGTGATATGGATGAATCTGATGATGAAAG TTTGGAAACAATTACTCATGGAGATAAAAGGATTAGAATCAAGACTAGTGTATTGGAGGAAAAAGTTACAGCTTGCAATTTGCTGTGTTGCTATGCTGATGAACTGAAGGAAGGATTCTTTCCATGGATCGATCAG GTTGCCCCAACGTTAGTTCCACTTATATTTTATATCCATGAAAATGTGAGGAAGTCTGCTGTTTCAG cAATGCTGAAGCTACTGCTTACTGCAAAGTTAGCTGTAGACAGAAGGCAAGCTGAAGGTTGTAATGAAAAGTATTTAAAGCGATTGACTGACTACATCATTGGAGCTCTGAAGTTACGTAAG GAAGATGACTCTGAAATCTGCATAAATATATTGGATGCTATAAATGAATTTATACAG ATCTTTGCATCCACTCTAGATGAAAGCCATGTCAAATCCATCAAGGAGATAAAGCAGGTGAGTATTCGTTCaagtaagaaaagaaagagagcagAAAGGACCTCAGCATATGATTTTGATGATGAGGAAAGGAAGGCGATGAAAGTGGAAAATTAA
- the LOC112163708 gene encoding uncharacterized mitochondrial protein AtMg00310-like, whose amino-acid sequence MSDASVHNLCDILGVPATINPGCYLGLPTIWGRSKKDSLSFIKAKLADKIQNWKLFTLSMAGRETLIKYVAQTVPTFPMHCFKFPTTPCKELDAMMANFWWGQKKDENKIYWRSWDFLGQPKDRGGLGFRNLSEFNTLVLAKQVWRLHSNPTSFCAQILKEIYYPYSDILNAGKGSRASWAWSSLLDGKNIIVDEARWQVGNGELINIWVDKWISCSTHGFLLPLLPVNSSRPHMVKELIDWDTRSWKLDRISDLISEEDLLDIELIALVTDL is encoded by the coding sequence ATGTCTGATGCTAGTGTGCACAATCTTTGTGATATTCTGGGAGTCCCTGCAACCATCAATCCTGGGTGTTATCTTGGTCTTCCTACCATTTGGGGCAGATCAAAAAAAGACTCCCTCTCTTTTATCAAAGCAAAGTTGGCTGACAAGATCCAAAATTGGAAGCTTTTCACTCTTTCAATGGCTGGGAGGGAAACTCTGATAAAATATGTTGCCCAAACTGTTCCCACTTTCCCTATGCATTGTTTTAAATTTCCAACCACTCCATGCAAAGAGCTTGATGCTATGATGGCTAATTTCTGGTGGGGGCAGAAGAAGGATGAGAATAAAATTTATTGGAGGAGTTGGGATTTTCTTGGTCAACCTAAAGATAGGGGTGGCTTGGGCTTCAGAAACCTAAGTGAGTTTAACACCTTGGTCCTAGCCAAACAAGTTTGGAGACTACACTCAAATCCTACTTCTTTTTGTGCTCAAATTCTAAAAGAAATTTACTATCCTTACTCTGATATCCTAAATGCCGGAAAGGGTTCCCGTGCTTCGTGGGCGTGGAGTAGCCTTCTTGATGGAAAAAATATAATTGTTGATGAGGCAAGATGGCAGGTTGGGAATGGAGAGTTAATTAATATTTGGGTTGACAAGTGGATTTCTTGTTCTACCCATGGTTTCTTGCTGCCTCTGCTCCCTGTGAACAGCTCTAGACCCCATATGGTGAAGGAATTAATTGACTGGGATACTAGGTCTTGGAAGCTTGATAGGATCAGTGACCTAATTTCTGAGGAGGACCTTTTGGATATTGAGTTGATAGCTTTGGTGACCGATCTTTGA
- the LOC121048795 gene encoding importin-5-like isoform X2 encodes MAESTEHQQLAAILGPEPAATFQTVISHLISSPSSLQTLISDLISSEKRSEAELVFNICKQADQESLSLKLAQLLQVSPDEKTRTMSSILLRKQLLTRDLWRILSPNTISTLKHTLLSCIQREDTPTSISKAISYAVSELASAVLFVDGWLELLPFLFQSTSYDAPPKLQECSFLIFAQLSYFFTPFKKELHTVFLYCLSSSTRSDAVKIAAFSAVVNFIRCLPYSEDEDRFHDVLIEMMRTVMGKLNKGKEIMAQEAIKLFIELAGTHPSLLSRNGQIIRAMLQIAEAIDVLEQGTRHLAIEFLITLAEAGERAPWIMRRCREFVGLLFPILMRMVSNVKDDPSWHTAETDDDIALGVSGDYCVGQECLHRLAIALGGDNIVPIALEHFTAHFAAPEWPKHHAALIALAQIAEGCSEIMIKDLEQVVPMVLNSFKHPHIRVRWSAINAVGQLSTYLAPDLQVQYHQQVFFALNATIYGLQNRRLLAHAASALRKFIEKCARDILTPYLDEVVSQLVVLLQSEIQMVQVEASTALSSVVVSFPEQFQKYYEDVMIPLRVMLLDATNNPVWSKSVACISLVGMAVGKEKFRDDAKKVMEVLMSLQGSQMEPDDLTTSCMLQICADLCKCLGQDFLPYMSAVMPPLLQFVQIKPVETVTSANDNCDMDESDDESLETITHGDKRIRIKTSVLEEKVTACNLLCCYADELKEGFFPWIDQVAPTLVPLIFYIHENVRKSAVSAMLKLLLTAKLAVDRRQAEGCNEKYLKRLTDYIIGALKLRKRMQFVCRKMTLKSA; translated from the exons ATGGCGGAGTCGACTGAGCATCAGCAACTGGCGGCCATTCTCGGTCCTGAGCCCGCCGCCACTTTCCAAACCGTAATCTCCCACTTAATCTCCTCCCCCTCCTCTTTGCAAACCCTAATCTCCGACCTCATCTCCTCCGAGAAGCGGTCCGAGGCCGAGCTCGTCTTCAACATCTGCAAGCAGGCCGATCAGGAGTCGCTTTCTCTCAAACTCGCTCAGCTTCTCCAGGTCTCTCCCGACGAGAAGACACGAACCATGTCCTCCATTCTCCTCCGGAAGCAACTACTCACCCGCGACCTGTGGCGAATACTCTCTCCTAACACCATATCCACCCTCAAACATACTCTATTATCTTGTATTCAACGCGAGGACACCCCAACATCGATTTCGAAGGCCATCTCCTACGCCGTGTCGGAGCTTGCCTCCGCAGTGTTGTTCGTCGACGGCTGGCTGGAGCTCTTGCCCTTTCTGTTCCAATCCACCTCTTACGATGCGCCGCCGAAGCTTCAGGAATGTTCCTTCTTGATTTTCGCTCAGCTCTCGTACTTCTTTACCCCGTTTAAGAAGGAATTACACACCGTCTTCTTGTACTGCTTGAGCTCCTCCACAAGGTCAGATGCAGTTAAGATAGCTGCGTTTAGTGCTGTGGTCAATTTCATTCGGTGTTTGCCCTACTCTGAAGATGAGGATAGGTTTCACGACGTCTTGATTGAAATGATGAGAACAGTGATGGGGAAATTGAACAAAGGGAAGGAGATCATGGCACAGGAAGCGATCAAGTTGTTCATTGAATTGGCCGGGACCCATCCGTCGTTGCTCAGCCGCAACGGGCAGATCATCCGGGCTATGCTGCAGATTGCTGAAGCCATAGATGTCTTGGAACAAGGGACGAGGCACTTGGCCATTGAGTTTCTGATTACTCTGGCCGAGGCCGGAGAGCGTGCACCATGGATAATGAGGAGGTGTCGGGAGTTTGTTGGTCTACTTTTTCCCATTTTAATGAGGATGGTTTCAAATGTCAAGGATGATCCCTCATGGCATACAGCTGAGACTGATGATGACATTGCCTTGGGTGTAAGTGGTGACTACTGTGTTGGGCAGGAGTGTTTGCATAGGCTTGCCATTGCCTTGGGTGGCGATAACATTGTTCCAATTGCGTTAGAACACTTTACTGCCCATTTTGCTGCACCCGAGTGGCCCAAGCATCATGCAGCATTGATTGCCCTTGCTCAAATCGCTGAGGGTTGCTCTGAG ATAATGATAAAAGATTTGGAGCAGGTGGTGCCAATGGTTTTGAACTCCTTTAAACATCCACATATTCGGGTAAGGTGGTCAGCTATTAATGCAGTTGGCCAGTTGTCTACTTATTTGGCCCCAGACCTGCAAGTTCAATATCATCAACAGGTGTTTTTTGCACTGAATGCCACTATATATGGGTTGCAGAACCGTCGTCTACTG GCACATGCAGCTTCAGCACTGCGAAAATTCATTGAGAAATGTGCTAGGGATATCTTGACACCTTATTTGGATGAAGTGGTTTCCCAATTGGTTGTACTTTTGCAG AGTGAGATACAAATGGTGCAAGTAGAAGCATCGACTGCTTTGTCATCAGTTGTTGTTTCATTTCCg GAGCAATTCCAAAAATACTATGAAGATGTCATGATTCCCCTGAGAGTTATGTTGTTGGATGCCACTAATAACCCGGTTTGGTCCAAGTCCGTGGCGTGTATTAGCTTGGTTGGTATGGCTGTTGGAAAGGAGAAATTCAGGGATGATGCTAAGAAA GTCATGGAAGTGCTGATGTCTTTGCAAGGATCTCAAATGGAGCCAGATGACCTAACTACAAGTTGCATGCTACAG ATATGCGCTGACCTCTGCAAGTGTCTAGGACAAGATTTCCTTCCGTACATGAGTGCTGTTATGCCTCCTTTGCTTCAGTTTGTTCAAATTAAGCCTGTTGAAACTGTTACCTCTGCAAATGACAATTGTGATATGGATGAATCTGATGATGAAAG TTTGGAAACAATTACTCATGGAGATAAAAGGATTAGAATCAAGACTAGTGTATTGGAGGAAAAAGTTACAGCTTGCAATTTGCTGTGTTGCTATGCTGATGAACTGAAGGAAGGATTCTTTCCATGGATCGATCAG GTTGCCCCAACGTTAGTTCCACTTATATTTTATATCCATGAAAATGTGAGGAAGTCTGCTGTTTCAG cAATGCTGAAGCTACTGCTTACTGCAAAGTTAGCTGTAGACAGAAGGCAAGCTGAAGGTTGTAATGAAAAGTATTTAAAGCGATTGACTGACTACATCATTGGAGCTCTGAAGTTACGTAAG AGAATGCAATTTGTGTGCAGGAAGATGACTCTGAAATCTGCATAA